In one window of Carassius auratus strain Wakin chromosome 28, ASM336829v1, whole genome shotgun sequence DNA:
- the tsen54 gene encoding tRNA-splicing endonuclease subunit Sen54, with product MADRETATDPLKHRVYEELLSPSELFEARSRSHKIPVRGQKDFLPSGSEQQTTRLQQSLDEHWTLLTEERVERLGNLVKAVWIPDERLVELQSPAGKFWQTMGFSERGKQYLLPEEALYLMECGNVQVFYRDLPLSIQEGYERFLSRETVTLHQYQVFGHLKRLGYVVNRFDSSSVPSTYERQLNLPASSWDKQRKQLKRKRSGSPVSSDKQNTAPEEKMTTEDQSEELVKTDPRLEEPMQSADASDRTWWMEAGVQPSPAQAPSAAPRWDFSSISFPDLGSRRSGSVSLASPDPSLLPGALEVGGCDLSLWLSRVNVKQEKLSRRDRERQRDRDRYHRDINSDREVRHCRNWAEYLQLLEDRRRRRQKDRPVHLWEQEVTPLTQPGQCTSHRELLDQISIIKSSSWSEGVSSLSSSDQWKISFDIYQPDTVAEFKKSHPGKPYTRMCVCSFDGPVPDLNAMKLLSFQSGDVPVTFAVVDHGDISFYCFKDFKLPTDAY from the exons AtggcagacagagagacagcCACAGATCCTCTCAAACACAGAGTTTATGAGGAGCTGCTCAG TCCGTCAGAGCTGTTTGAGGCGAGGTCCCGGAGCCATAAGATACCGGTGAGGGGTCAGAAAGACTTCCTGCCCAGTGGGTCGGAGCAGCAGACGACCCGTCTACAGCAGAGTCTGGATGAGCACTGGACGCTCCTGACCGAGGAGAGGGTCGAGAGACT AGGGAATCTAGTGAAAGCCGTCTGGATCCCTGACGAACGACTGGTGGAGCTGCAGTCACCTGCA GGGAAGTTTTGGCAGACAATGGGTTTTTCAGAGAGAGGCAAGCAGTACCTGCTTCCTGAAGAGGCTCTTTACCTTATGGAGTGT GGTAATGTGCAGGTGTTTTACCGGGACCTCCCTTTATCCATTCAGGAGGGATATGAGCGCTTCCTCTCTCGTGAGACTGTGACTCTTCATCAGTACCAG GTTTTTGGACATTTGAAAAGGCTTGGGTATGTTGTGAACAGATTTGACTCCAG TTCAGTCCCGTCCACATATGAGAGACAGCTGAATCTGCCAGCATCTTCATGGGACAAACAGAGGAAACAGCTGAAGAGGAAGCGCTCAGGAAGTCCTGTGTCCAG TGACAAACAAAACACAGCACCAGAGGAGAAGATGACAACTGAAGACCAGagcgaggagctagtcaagacaGATCCGCGTCTGGAGGAGCCCATGCAGTCCGCCGATGCCTCTGACAGGACGTGGTGGATGGAGGCGGGTGTCCAGCCGTCTCCTGCTCAAGCTCCAAGCGCAGCTCCTCGCTGGGACTTCAGCAGCATCTCTTTCCCAGACCTGGGCTCTCGCCGGAGCGGCTCCGTCTCTCTGGCGTCTCCAGACCCCAGCCTGCTGCCCGGAGCGCTGGAGGTGGGCGGCTGCGATCTGTCCCTGTGGCTCAGCAGGGTCAACGTGAAGCAGGAGAAGCTGTCGCGGCGGGACAGGGAGCGTCAGAGAGACCGGGATCGCTACCACAGGGATATTAACAGTGACCGAGAGGTGCGGCACTGCAGGAACTGGGCCGAGTATTTGCAGCTGCTGGAGGACAGGAGGAGACGGAGGCAGAAAGATAGACCCGTGCATCTGTGGGAGCAGGAGGTGACGCCGCTCACTCAGCCCGGACAGTGCACCTCACACC GTGAACTGCTGGACCAGATCAGCATCATCAAGTCTTCGAGCTGGTCTGAGGGGGTTTCCAG CTTGTCCTCATCAGACCAGTGGAAGATTAGCTTTGATATTTACCAACCAGACACGGTGGCAGAGTTCAAAAAGAGCCACCCTGGAAAGCCTTACACCCGCATGTGTGTCTGCAG TTTTGACGGTCCGGTGCCTGATCTGAATGCCATGAAGCTGCTGTCCTTCCAAAGCGGAGACGTCCCGGTCACTTTTGCAGTGGTGGATCATGGGGACATCTCCTTTTATTGCTTCAAGGATTTCAAACTGCCGACTGATGCATATTAA
- the LOC113046547 gene encoding 5-hydroxytryptamine receptor 3A, whose product MSYLHTHNTLFAGSTSAAGNCSYKALLDHLGLGSDDIQMTSLRPVFKWETPTLLFLDLFVTSITDVNEKAQSLSIQVTILYAWVNEFTSWNPEDFCGITFCAVKKDMVWIPDISITESIKTEFATVENQYVQLMNEGFVVTTNTFAVTSACKMNVHQFPFDVQSCTFTLQSPIHSIIVICIGHLSYSISDNELVINPISDASFLTLSSKKAFQTQGEWELLSINTSKTNATTLGDPQDQLIYKITMKRRPLLYVINFLMPVLYFLILDLASFFIDSTGGEKLGFKVTLLLAISVLLLLLQDMLPSTANDIPLIGVYCVVIFTLMGISVLETVLVNFLIAKGNRTISVKPMGISPSLPDAVKDAKSPPDSETDRHEERLHALDHLKAAAAHQNQQERKCLSWTRVATVVDVIFNFLYVTTVILFLIMLSKAWFP is encoded by the exons ATGAGTTACCTTCACACTCATAATACTCTGTTTGCAG GGTCGACGTCTGCTGCGGGAAACTGCAGTTACAAGGCACTTCTGGACCATCTCGGCTTGGGCAGTGATGACATTCAGATGACGTCCCTGCGGCCCGTGTTTAAATGGGAAACCCCTACTTTGCTTTTTCTAGACCTCTTTGTGACTTCCATCACGGATGTG AATGAAAAAGCCCAGAGCCTCTCAATACAAGTCACTATTTTGTAT GCTTGGGTCAATGAGTTCACATCATGGAACCCAGAGGACTTCTGTGGAATCACTTTTTGTGCAGTTAAAAAGGACATGGTTTGGATTCCAGACATCAGCATCACTGAAAG CATCAAGACTGAGTTCGCAACAGTGGAGAATCAGTATgtccagctgatgaatgaaggCTTTGTTGTGACGACTAACACTTTTGCCGTGACCTCGGCCTGCAAGATGAACGTGCACCAATTTCCATTCGACGTCCAAAGCTGCACTTTTACCCTTCAGTCTCCGATCCATTCAA TTATTGTAATATGCATTGGTCATCTGTCTTATTCTATCTCAGACAACGAGCTCGTAATCAACCCCATCTCTGATGCTTCATTCCTGACCCTCAGCTCCAAGAAGGCCTTTCAGACTCAAGGAGAGTGGGAACTCCTTAGTATAAATACATCTAAAACCAATGCCACTACTCTAGGAGATCCACAGGATCAGCTGATATACAAG ATCACCATGAAGAGGAGACCACTGCTGTATGTCATTAACTTCCTAATGCCAGTACTTTACTTTCTTATTCTGGATTTGGCCTCCTTCTTCATCGATTCAActggaggagagaagctgggttttAAAGTAACTCTGCTTCTGGCTATTTCTGTGTTACTGCTGCTTCTCCAGGACATGCTGCCCTCTACTGCCAATGATATTCCCCTGATTG GGGTTTATTGCGTCGTCATCTTCACTCTGATGGGCATCAGTGTTCTGGAGACCGTTCTTGTGAATTTTCTGATTGCTAAAGGAAATCGGACCATTTCAGTAAAACCAATGGGAATCTCACCTTCTCTTCCTG ATGCCGTAAAGGACGCTAAGAGCCCTCCAGACTCAGAAACAGACAGGCATGAAGAGCGGCTGCATGCTCTGGATCATCTGAAGGCTGCAGCTGCTCATCAAAACCAACAAGAGAGGAAATGCCTGAGCTGGACCCGAGTGGCAACAGTAGTAGATGTGATCTTTAACTTTCTGTATGTAACCACAGTTATTCTGTTTCTGATAATGCTCTCCAAAGCTTGGTTCCCATGA
- the LOC113046603 gene encoding ankyrin repeat and SAM domain-containing protein 4B-like, with product MSRYHKAAIDGYLDLLKEATRKDLNTPDEDGMTPTLWAAYHGHIEALQLICSRGGDPNKSDIWGNTPLHHASANGHMQIVSFLVNFGANLFALDNDFHTPMDVAASRDHMDCVRFLDTAAAQQTGQNAKRVARLKEQATKDAERRVKQCERIKKKHQNKMDKMYRGGSVSEGSSLSSSGTLSSMNGEQFSKIIAADTNGSISSTIKGTLQRKFGKKDKETVSRQGDGNVIFVKQDIGTQEKPGFVDVFNEQDEIQDDDEDDAKRDSDDEGASQGKSIFERPGLGKMVFRRNFSMEMAMDHEDLPSGNTEDLGYLIRQELFETVDEGLEGLDENSELPWNEEEIGLDEEEETSNLDSFLASIGLLDYGPVFTREHLDLDALMLCSDDDLKGIRIQLGPRKKILEASTRRKAVLEQPGIMKDTFL from the exons ATGTCACGGTATCACAAAGCAGCCATCGATGGCTATTTGGATCTTTTGAAAGAAGCCACAAGGAAAGATCTGAACACCCCGGATGAGGATGGCATGACACCCACTCTCTGGGCAGCTTACCACGGACACATCGAAGCTCTGCAGCTCATCTGCAGTAGAGG GGGGGATCCGAACAAAAGTGACATCTGGGGGAACACGCCTTTGCATCACGCCTCTGCAAACGGTCACATGCAGATCGTCAGCTTCTTGGTGAACTTTGGAGCCAACCTTTTCGCTCTGGACAATGACTTCCACACTCCCATGGATGTGGCCGCCTCTCGAGACCACATGGACTGTGTCCGCTTCCTGGACACAGCTGCTGCCCAACAGACAGGCCAGAATGCCAAAAGGGTGGCGCGTCTGAAAGAACAGGCCACCAAAGATGCCGAGCGCAGAGTGAAGCAGTGCGAACGCATCAAGAAGAAACATCAGAATAAGATGGACAAGATGTACCGTGGCGGATCTGTCTCGGAAGGAAGTTCCCTTTCCAGCTCGGGTACCTTGAGCAGCATGAATGGAGAACAGTTCTCCAAAATCATAGCCGCAGACACCAATGGATCGATCTCTTCAACGATCAAGGGAACCCTCCAGCGCAAATTTGGGAAGAAAGACAAAGAGACAGTGAGTAGACAAGGGGACGgcaatgtcatttttgtcaaacaAGACATTGGCACCCAAGAGAAACCTGGTTTTGTTGACGTCTTCAATGAGCAGGATGAAATTCAGGATGATGACGAGGACGATGCCAAGAGAGATTCGGACGACGAGGGAGCCAGTCAGGGCAAGTCAATCTTCGAAAGACCTGGTCTCGGGAAAATGGTTTTCCGCAGGAACTTCTCCATGGAAATGGCCATGGACCATGAAGACCTCCCCAGCGGCAACACAGAAGACCTAGGGTACCTCATCCGTCAGGAGTTGTTTGAGACCGTGGATGAAGGTCTGGAGGGTTTGGACGAGAATTCAGAGCTTCCTTGGAATGAAGAGGAGATCGGtctggatgaggaagaggagaccTCAAACCTGGATTCTTTTTTGGCGTCGATCGGCCTGTTAGACTACGGTCCTGTGTTCACCCGGGAACACCTGGATCTTGACGCACTTATGCTTTGCTCAGATGACGATCTTAAAGGCATCCGCATCCAGCTGGGGCCGCGCAAGAAGATCCTGGAAGCATCGACTCGCAGGAAAGCTGTGCTGGAGCAGCCAGGCATTATGAAGGACACCTTCCTTTAA
- the dxo gene encoding decapping and exoribonuclease protein → MAQRYHRGHPPESVDKRCSDPSSGDYETKKRLRATHEGQQRAAGTLSAHRQLYERPFPLYKQPVEVGCFSLDSRRVFCNDPRQLRYYVQPAQSPGFDLRDGYTSRFVKRDDSVKEKLDHVLRWILANRDKIQTRVQTSSSSALGVDFVTWRGHLTKVLTTPYETHEGWMLAASRFRGSIYISEVETEAARVNRETRSERQEEMMYWGYKFEQYLCADDVDGTPDPGGVVNTNEAFCTVVQTRLADHTLLFSGEVDCRVKDPDAPPAPGCYVELKTSAEICTPKQRSNFHRYKLLKWWAQSFLPGVPQIVAGFRDHDGIVVGVETIPTSKISHLIKNEYNCWKPTVCMNFCNDFLSFVKSVVTEDNPRVVYLFTWDPHRDVSFTVHRDSQYTFLPEWYIRDTSSPHSSQH, encoded by the exons ATGGCTCAGCGTTACCACAGAGGCCATCCTCCCGAGTCTGTTGATAAGAGATGCTCTGACCCCAGCAGCGGTGATTATGAGACGAAGAAGCGCCTCCGAGCGACGCATGAGGGCCAGCAGCGAGCCGCCGGGACCCTGAGCGCTCACAGACAGCTGTACGAGAGACCCTTCCCGCTGTATAAGCAGCCCGTGGAGGTGGGCTGCTTCTCTCTGGACTCCCGCAGGGTCTTCTGCAACGACCCGAGGCAGCTGCGCTACTACGTGCAGCCCGCACAGAGCCCAGGCTTTGATCTGAGAGACGGATACACCAGCCGCTTCGTCAAAAGAGATGACAGCGTCAAAGAGAAGCTGGATCACGTGCTGAGGTGGATTCTGGCCAACAGAGACAAGATCCAGACCAGGGTCCAGACCTCCTCATCCAG TGCTCTAGGAGTGGACTTTGTGACATGGAGAGGACACCTAACCAAAGTGCTGACCACCCCGTACGAGACTCATGAGGGATGGATGCTGGCCGCCTCCAGGTTCAGAGGCAGCATCTACATCAGTGAGGTGGAGACAGAGGCGGCCCGAGTGAACCGAGAGACCCGCTCCGAGCGGCAGGAGGAGATGATGTACTGGGGATACAAGTTTGAGCAGTACTTATGCGCAG ATGATGTGGATGGGACTCCAGACCCAGGGGGCGTGGTGAACACCAATGAAGCGTTCTGCACGGTGGTTCAGACGCGTCTGGCCGACCACACGCTGCTCTTCTCTGGAGAAGTAGACTGCCGCGTCAAAGACCCTGATGCTCCTCCAGCACCGGGATGTTATGTGGAGCTCAAGACCTCCGCCGAAATCTGCACCCCGAAGCAGAGAAGCAACTTCCACAG GTACAAGCTGCTGAAATGGTGGGCGCAGTCGTTTCTTCCTGGAGTGCCACAGATAGTCGCTGGGTTTCGAGACCATGATGGGATAGTGGTGGGTGTTGAGACCATCCCAACCTCGAAAATTTCTCACCTCATCAAG AACGAGTACAACTGCTGGAAACCAACAGTCTGTATGAATTTCTGCAACGATTTCCTGTCCTTTGTCAAATCAGTCGTCACAGAGGACAACCCAAG AGTGGTGTACCTGTTCACATGGGATCCACACAGAGACGTGAGCTTCACCGTCCACAGAGACTCTCAGTATACCTTCTTACCAGAGTGGTACATCCGGGACACGAGCAGTCCTCATTCATCTCAACACTGA